From the Butyrivibrio fibrisolvens genome, one window contains:
- a CDS encoding LacI family DNA-binding transcriptional regulator — translation MGRNKLTIADIADALGVSKTTVSRAISGKGRISKETIDRVHEYVEKYNYKPYGTDSKTFKSQKTHNIAVTWSGDYELIEMPYFQNVLKGIIEVMSDEGYDVMISLIVNDHIENLRRIVDEGKIDGVILTRTLVNDMPSRFLKSSGIPFVCIGSSDDDEVTQIDNDHFEACRELTSALIHQGHKRIALIGGSSNHIITKTRYGGFVKAFHDAKVTLDTSIIFLDVNTDKRISDILSYLLTVEIDCLICMDDTYALRVIDICKNEHIRIAEDLRLASFYNSTLLSGSVPAITSLDFNDRNLGAVAARTLLQKINSEEVHNRMLKTYEVMLRESTRMVEKY, via the coding sequence ATGGGCAGAAATAAACTTACGATTGCTGATATCGCAGATGCACTTGGAGTATCCAAGACTACCGTATCAAGAGCTATATCAGGTAAGGGACGCATCAGCAAAGAGACAATTGACAGAGTACATGAGTATGTGGAGAAGTACAATTACAAACCATACGGTACTGACAGCAAAACTTTTAAAAGCCAAAAGACACATAATATAGCTGTGACCTGGTCTGGTGATTATGAACTTATAGAGATGCCGTATTTTCAGAATGTTCTTAAAGGCATTATAGAAGTCATGTCTGATGAGGGATATGATGTCATGATATCTCTCATTGTTAATGATCATATAGAGAATCTTAGAAGAATAGTGGATGAAGGCAAAATAGACGGAGTCATCCTTACAAGGACTCTTGTTAATGACATGCCATCCCGCTTTTTAAAAAGTTCAGGTATACCTTTTGTATGCATAGGCTCCAGCGATGATGATGAAGTGACCCAGATAGACAATGATCATTTTGAAGCCTGCAGAGAACTTACAAGTGCACTTATACATCAAGGACATAAGAGAATTGCTCTCATCGGAGGATCCAGCAATCATATCATAACCAAGACAAGATATGGAGGCTTTGTCAAAGCTTTTCATGATGCCAAGGTTACGCTTGATACCTCGATCATATTCCTTGATGTTAATACTGACAAAAGAATCTCTGACATATTATCATACCTACTTACAGTTGAGATAGACTGTCTTATCTGTATGGATGACACTTATGCTCTTAGGGTTATCGATATATGCAAAAATGAGCACATAAGAATTGCAGAAGATCTCCGCCTTGCATCGTTCTATAACTCAACACTTCTAAGCGGCTCAGTACCTGCGATAACATCTCTTGACTTTAACGACAGAAACCTTGGAGCAGTAGCAGCCAGAACCCTCCTGCAGAAAATAAATTCCGAAGAAGTCCACAACCGCATGCTAAAAACCTACGAAGTAATGCTCCGCGAAAGCACCAGAATGGTAGAGAAGTATTGA
- a CDS encoding YifB family Mg chelatase-like AAA ATPase, producing the protein MFSTIKAGAINGIHSYLMQVEVDVSNGLPAFNMVGLPSTEVREAQERVKVALKNSGIKIPASRITINFSPADVRKEGVSVDLPVAIGILCSLGEIDESKLKDTLIIGQLGLDGEVKGIKGVLPIVKTAIDNGCKACILPKDNEKEGAVLGSSIKVIGVSSLSECITYLSSKDSEKDLLIPPTVVNVDELFQKESDRSDIDFADINGQSALKRAMEVAAAGFHHILMVGPPGSGKSMIAKRLPTILPPLSKEESLEVSTIYSVAGLLPAGKALITERPFQSPHHSITSSALAGGGRVPQPGVISLAHRGVLFLDEIAEFSRTTLDLLRQPLEDQEVHISRAGGNFTYPASFMLVGAMNPCPCGYYPDRGRCKCSQKDIAHYLSHISGPILDRIDICIEAPKIDFADLSTGSSANEKSSIIRERVIRARDIQKERFKGTKVRFNSDMSPIDIARYCKLGFKEQRMLEKLYRQLGLSARSYHRIIKLARTIADLEGSDQIRDVHIAEAACYKMTDQKYWS; encoded by the coding sequence ATGTTCAGTACAATTAAAGCTGGAGCCATTAATGGCATTCACAGCTATCTTATGCAGGTCGAAGTCGACGTATCAAACGGACTTCCGGCTTTCAATATGGTCGGTCTTCCAAGTACTGAAGTTCGTGAAGCGCAGGAACGAGTTAAAGTAGCGCTCAAAAATTCGGGGATCAAGATACCTGCGTCACGTATCACTATCAACTTCTCTCCTGCCGATGTCAGAAAAGAAGGCGTAAGCGTAGATCTTCCTGTAGCCATAGGAATCCTATGTTCACTTGGTGAGATAGATGAAAGCAAGCTAAAAGATACGCTTATCATAGGTCAGCTGGGTCTTGACGGAGAAGTAAAAGGAATCAAAGGCGTATTACCGATTGTCAAAACAGCTATAGACAATGGCTGCAAGGCCTGCATTCTGCCAAAAGACAATGAAAAAGAAGGCGCCGTCCTTGGAAGCAGCATCAAGGTCATCGGAGTATCATCTCTTTCAGAATGCATCACATATCTAAGTTCCAAGGATAGTGAGAAGGATCTCCTGATCCCGCCAACTGTTGTAAACGTTGATGAACTCTTCCAAAAAGAGTCTGATAGATCCGATATCGACTTTGCTGATATCAACGGACAATCAGCACTAAAAAGAGCTATGGAAGTCGCAGCCGCAGGTTTTCACCATATTCTGATGGTAGGGCCTCCGGGATCGGGCAAAAGTATGATTGCAAAAAGGCTCCCAACTATTTTGCCGCCGCTATCCAAAGAAGAAAGTCTTGAAGTATCTACGATTTATTCAGTTGCAGGTCTTCTTCCTGCAGGCAAAGCCCTTATCACAGAGCGGCCTTTTCAGTCTCCGCACCATTCAATAACATCTTCTGCTCTTGCGGGAGGTGGAAGAGTCCCACAGCCGGGCGTAATATCTCTGGCGCACAGGGGAGTTCTTTTCCTTGATGAGATTGCAGAATTCTCAAGGACGACTCTCGACCTTCTAAGACAGCCCCTTGAAGACCAGGAAGTCCATATATCAAGAGCCGGTGGTAACTTCACATATCCTGCAAGCTTCATGCTGGTAGGTGCTATGAATCCCTGTCCTTGCGGCTACTATCCTGACCGGGGCAGATGCAAATGCAGCCAGAAAGATATCGCCCACTACTTATCTCACATATCAGGACCTATCCTCGACAGAATAGACATATGTATCGAAGCTCCCAAGATTGACTTTGCAGATCTGTCTACAGGAAGCAGCGCCAACGAAAAAAGCAGCATCATAAGAGAAAGGGTCATCAGAGCAAGAGATATACAAAAAGAGCGTTTTAAAGGTACTAAAGTAAGATTCAACTCCGATATGTCACCTATAGATATCGCCAGATACTGCAAACTCGGTTTTAAAGAGCAGCGCATGCTTGAGAAGCTATACAGGCAGCTCGGTCTCTCAGCCCGTTCCTATCACAGGATCATAAAGCTTGCAAGAACCATCGCAGATCTTGAAGGAAGTGACCAGATAAGGGATGTACATATTGCAGAAGCTGCCTGCTATAAGATGACAGATCAGAAGTACTGGAGCTGA